GTCGCGCACATGGCCACAGAAGTACAGACCGTCTCCGCCGTTTCCAATGGCGATGTTGTGTGACCAGATGCTGCGTTCTATACCAGTGCCGGGATGGTATCCGTGTCCGCGACAAAAGCGAACCTGACAGTGGGTGACCTGCACATCCGAGCCGCCCTGCACACTGATGCCGTCACTCGGCCAGTCGATGACCGCTACATTCTGGATGCGTACACCTCTACAGTGGACAGTGTGTACAGCGCTGTAAGTGAAGTCTTGCCACCAGCGCCCTTTGGGATCTCTCGACCCGCGCAGCGTCAGATCGCGCAGGCTCACATCGTCTCTCCTGACAGCAGTAATGCCAGGGAAGAGGCCGACGATCTGGGCTCCCTCTTTCACCCTCAGGCCCCTGTTTAGTGGCTCGCTCAAGCGAACGAGGTTGCCCTTTACCGACTTCACCAGCGCGTGGGTCCCATCCCACCATTGGCGAGGACGGTCGGTCAGCCCGACGCCATCGTCTGCTACAAAAGGCACTCGTCCACGCAAGTAGATGCTGCGGGAACCTTTGCGTGCATCCCGAATCAGGAATAGCGCCCTGGGTGCAGCTATCGTCAGTTCAGTCGCTGATCCTTCGCCGATGAGGCTCACGCCACTTCGGAGGACAATCGACTGGCGTAGCCGCCATTTGCCTGCCGGAATCCGAACGCTCCCACCTCGCTCGCCAAGGGCGTCAATCGCCTCCTGAATCCCCGAGGTAGCCGAATCTTGATCGAGAGATGCCGTGATTATTTTGCTTATCATAGGCTTTCAATACCTTTCATCAAAGTCTGTATTCCACAATCGAACCGTATTCATGAGATCGGGGCGTCAATAGTGCATACGCTCTCGCCTTGTCTTGTTTTTCGTTTTTC
The nucleotide sequence above comes from Gemmatimonadota bacterium. Encoded proteins:
- a CDS encoding right-handed parallel beta-helix repeat-containing protein, which produces MISKIITASLDQDSATSGIQEAIDALGERGGSVRIPAGKWRLRQSIVLRSGVSLIGEGSATELTIAAPRALFLIRDARKGSRSIYLRGRVPFVADDGVGLTDRPRQWWDGTHALVKSVKGNLVRLSEPLNRGLRVKEGAQIVGLFPGITAVRRDDVSLRDLTLRGSRDPKGRWWQDFTYSAVHTVHCRGVRIQNVAVIDWPSDGISVQGGSDVQVTHCQVRFCRGHGYHPGTGIERSIWSHNIAIGNGGDGLYFCGHVRDSICSDSVFTGNDYSGIGGVGHGEDHHNIISNNVCSENGKWGINASDGVEHVIVGNILRSNSWKKPGAYPALRLHNAKRFLVQGNRCADDVDKSPTVGGDTPCQTRGIVESGHSDWNLVSGNVCIGMTEPITVIGHNSRAQGNLLSTTTC